Below is a window of Desulfuromonas sp. TF DNA.
AGGTTCTCTTTGCGCCTTTGCGTGAGAAGGCCTTTCAGGCATAGACGTCGGTCCAAAGCTCCTCGGAGTCGGGGTCCGGACTTTCCTCGGCAAAGCGAATGGCTTCCTCAATCCGCTTCTTCTCCTCGTTTTCTATATTTTCGATTTCCCCGCGGTCTGTATGCCCTTCATTGAGCAGCCATTCTGCAAAGTTTGGGATCGGGTCCCGTTCTCGCCAGATTTTCTTTTCCTGCTCGCTCCGATACGTTCCGGGATCGGAGATGGAGTGACCGCGGAAACGGTAGGTGACCGCTTCGATATAGGTCGGTCCTCCTCCCTCGCGAGCCTTTTGTACCGCAGTGCGTACGGTTTCATACACCTCGAGCACATCCATGCCGTCGACCTTGAGTCCAGGGGTCTCGTAGGCGCAGCTCTTTTTATATAATTGCTCGACGGAACTCGCCCGGGAAACACTGGTCCCTATTCCGTAGCCGTTGTTTTCGCAGACAAAGACGACCGGCACCTTGTACAGGGCCGCCATATTCATGGCTTCGTGAAAAACCCCCTGATTGGTCGCTCCGTCTCCAAACAGGCAGACCACCACCTCGTCGGTTTCGCGATAGAGAATGGCCTGGCCGATCCCAACGGAAAGGGGGAGGTGTCCGCCTACGATGCCGTAACCGCCCATGAAGCGCAGTTCGGCATCGTACATGTGCATCGATCCCCCTTTGCCTTTGCTCACCCCGGTGGCCTTGCCGAAAAGTTCGGCCATAACGGGTCCGGGAGGGATCCCCTTGGCCAGGGCAAGACCATGCTCCCGGTAAGCACAAATCATGTAATCATCCTTGTGCATGGCGTGGGCGACTCCGACCCCGACCGCTTCCTGACCGCTGTACAGGTGGAGAAATCCCCCCATTTTCCCCTGGCTGTACAATTTGGGACAGGCTTCCTCGAATTCCCGGATCCGCACCATGTCCCGGTACATCTCCAGCAGTTCACGAGCATCCAGGAGTTCCAGTTCCTTCTTCAGCTTCATGTTTTCTTCCCTCTTTGTATGAAGCTTCCACTTTGGCATTCGGGTATAAATACTATCAACGATTAAGGGCTTGGCAAGCTTGTCTCCTGCCTTTGAAGGGGTATCCTTTAATAAGAATTTTCCCGGGGAGGTCTCATGAGCACTGCCGTTCGCTGCGAAATTCATCAAGGGGTGGCCGTTGTCACGCTTGATTCGCCGGATGAAAAGGTGAACATCCTGACGTCCGCCTTTCTCCGGGAGTTGGAGAGCACTGCACAGCTGCTTGAACAGAAGCGACCCACGGCGGCCGTGGTTCTCAGCGCTAAATCCGGGGGCTTCATTGCCGGTGCCGACATCCGTGAGATCCAGCGCGTCACCGATGCTGCCGAAGGAGCCGACCTCGCCCGTGAGGGTCAGCGGATATTCGGCTTGTGGGCCGGTCTTCCCTTCCCGGTCGTGGCGGCGATTCACGGCCACTGCATGGGGGGCGGCACCGAATTCGCCCTGGCCTGCGGCTACCGCATCGCCGCTCCGGATTCGACAATCGCCCTGCCCGAGGTCAGGCTCGGCATCCTGCCCGGTTTCGGTGGAACCCA
It encodes the following:
- the pdhA gene encoding pyruvate dehydrogenase (acetyl-transferring) E1 component subunit alpha, with the protein product MKLKKELELLDARELLEMYRDMVRIREFEEACPKLYSQGKMGGFLHLYSGQEAVGVGVAHAMHKDDYMICAYREHGLALAKGIPPGPVMAELFGKATGVSKGKGGSMHMYDAELRFMGGYGIVGGHLPLSVGIGQAILYRETDEVVVCLFGDGATNQGVFHEAMNMAALYKVPVVFVCENNGYGIGTSVSRASSVEQLYKKSCAYETPGLKVDGMDVLEVYETVRTAVQKAREGGGPTYIEAVTYRFRGHSISDPGTYRSEQEKKIWRERDPIPNFAEWLLNEGHTDRGEIENIENEEKKRIEEAIRFAEESPDPDSEELWTDVYA